The following coding sequences are from one Arcobacter nitrofigilis DSM 7299 window:
- the hypA gene encoding hydrogenase/urease nickel incorporation protein HypA, protein MHEYSIVQSLLESCEEHAKANNATKVTKVVVKIGILSGVEPDLLQTAFDTFKEKTICDECEFIINKQKIVIECQDCKEESTLKKNEFTCPKCDSSNIRILDGEDMYLMSLEMN, encoded by the coding sequence TTGCATGAATATTCAATTGTTCAATCACTTTTAGAAAGTTGTGAAGAACATGCTAAGGCTAATAATGCTACAAAAGTTACTAAAGTAGTAGTAAAAATAGGCATTCTAAGTGGAGTTGAACCTGATTTACTTCAAACTGCATTTGATACATTTAAAGAAAAAACAATATGTGATGAATGTGAATTTATTATAAACAAACAAAAAATAGTCATAGAATGTCAAGATTGCAAAGAAGAATCAACTTTAAAGAAAAATGAATTTACTTGTCCTAAATGCGATTCTTCTAATATACGAATATTAGATGGAGAAGATATGTATTTGATGTCTCTTGAAATGAATTAA